CGGTCAGCCGGTCGAGCCACTTCGCGCTCCCCTCGGCGGCCCGGAAACGGCGCCACGTGTCGTGCGGGAAGCGGGAGGTGACGATCAGTTCGGCGCCGTCGCGGAGCATCATCAGGGCGAGCTGGAAACCGATCTTGACCCGGCCGCCGGTGAGCAGGACGCGACGCCCGGAGAGGTCGGTGGTCAGGGCGCGGCGGGCGGTGTTGTCGGCCGCGCAGTCCGGGCAGAGCGCGTGGTAGAAGGCGTCGACCTGCCGGTAGGGCTGCTTGCAGACGTAGCAGCGCCGGGGCCGTACGAAGCTGCCGGGCGACGCGGCCGCGGTCCCGCGCGGGACGAGCGGTGCGTCCTCCCGCCGGTCGAGGGCCCCGGTCGCGGCCCGCGCGACGGTGGCGGCATCGGCCTGCCGGGCGGCCTCCCTGCGGACCTTGCGCCGATGGTGCCGCCCCTCGCGGACGAACGTACCGGCGACCCGCTCGGTGCGCAGCCGGACGGGGTCGTCGGCGGACAGGGCCCGCAGCTTGGCGATCGTACGGTCGAAAGCGGCCAGCTCGGCATCGGACAGCGCCACCGAACCGCTCGCTCTCGGCCCGCCCGGTGACAGCGCCACCGAACCGCTCGTTGCCGTCGGCCCGTCCGGTGGCCCCGTCAGCTCGTCACTGTGCATGCGCGCGTACTCCCCCCGTGCAGGTACGCCCCCGTGCAGACGCGCCCTTGGTGCATGTTCCCCGTACGACGTGGGGGCCGTCACCCGAGTTATCCGGCTGCCCCGCCCCTCGCACAGAACTCGCACAGAAGTGGGCGGCGGCCCCGGCCGGATTCGAACCGGCGTGTCCCGGCCGAGGGCCGAGCGCGCCTGCCTCTGCGCTACGAGACCGCCAGGCCGCCCCCGAAGGCCGGATTCGAACCGGCGTCTCTCACCTGTCAGATGAGCGCGCCTGCCCCTGCGCTACGTTCCGGAACGGCCGTGGGTGATCCTAACGGGCCTGGCGGGCGTCCTCGCGCAGCAGTTCGGCCGCCTTCTCGGCAAGGGCGACGGTCGGCGCGTGGGTGTGCCCCCGGGTGATGTTCGGCATCACTGAAGCGTCGACGACCCGCAGCCCGTCCACCCCTCTGACCCGCAGCCTCGGATCGGTGACCGACTGCGCGTCGCGGCCCATCCGGCACGTGCCGGTGGGGTGGTAGAGGGTTTCCAGGGAGCCGCGCAGGGCTGCGGTGAGTTCCGCGTCGTCGACGACGCCGGGGTAGTGACCCATGGGCCCGCTGGTGTACGGGGCGAGGGCCCGCCCCGCGAAGAGGCTCTCGGCGTGCCGGACACCGGCGACGATGCGGCGCAGGTCGGTGCCGCCGGGGTCGGTCAGATAGCCGGGGTCGATGCGCGGCGGAACGTCGGGGTCGGGCCCGCCGAGGGTGAGGCGGCCGGCGCTGGCGGGCTGGAGGAGGACGACGCCGATGGTGAGGCCGTGTTCGGTCGGCGCGGTGAGCCCGTGTCCGATGAACGGCACGGGGGCGAAGATCAGTTCCAGGTCGGGGGCGTCGAGTCCGGGCCCGCTGCGGACGAAGGCGACGGCTTCGGCGACGTTGGAGGTGAGCGGTCCGCGTCCCGCGAGGAGATAGCGGGCCAGGTTGGCGGGGGTGTCGGCGCCGGTGAGGGTGATCGGGTCGGGGCAGCGCAGGGTGACGGCGGTGGAGAGGTGGTCCTGGAGGTGGCGGCCCACCTCGGGCGACACGACGCGCACCTCGATGCCAAGAGCCCCCAGCTCGTCGGGGTCACCGATGCCGGAGTGCAGAAGAAGGTACGGGGACCCGATCGCACCGGCACTGAGCACCACCTCGCGGCGCGCGGCGAGAATCCGGGTGCCGGGCACCCCGTCGACCTCGACGCCGACGACGCGGCGGGAGCCCGGGGCGAACCGGAGCCGCCGCACCCGGGCCCCGGTGAGAACGTCGAGGTTGGGGCGGCGGCGGGCGGGCCTCAGATATCCGTCGGCGGCGCTCCACCGGCTGCCGCGCCGCTGGTTGAGGGGGGTGACGGCGAAACCGCTGTGGTCGGGGCCGTTCAGCTCGGGCAGTTCCCGGAGCCCTTCCTCGCGGCAGGCGTCCAGGAAGGCGGCGGTGAGGGGGCTCGGATCGCGGGGCGGC
This is a stretch of genomic DNA from Streptomyces sp. NBC_00237. It encodes these proteins:
- a CDS encoding GMC family oxidoreductase produces the protein MSRRKLAPAQGPGTPHAYDYLVVGAGSAGCVLAARLSEDPTVRVALIESGGPDRRGKPEIRIPAAFPQLFKTSYDWDFSTTRQEALDGRELYWPRGHMLGGSSSMNAMMWVRGHRDDYDAWGEAAGHEWGYDDFVRYFRRAERWTGEAPAHSGYGTEGPLFISPPRDPSPLTAAFLDACREEGLRELPELNGPDHSGFAVTPLNQRRGSRWSAADGYLRPARRRPNLDVLTGARVRRLRFAPGSRRVVGVEVDGVPGTRILAARREVVLSAGAIGSPYLLLHSGIGDPDELGALGIEVRVVSPEVGRHLQDHLSTAVTLRCPDPITLTGADTPANLARYLLAGRGPLTSNVAEAVAFVRSGPGLDAPDLELIFAPVPFIGHGLTAPTEHGLTIGVVLLQPASAGRLTLGGPDPDVPPRIDPGYLTDPGGTDLRRIVAGVRHAESLFAGRALAPYTSGPMGHYPGVVDDAELTAALRGSLETLYHPTGTCRMGRDAQSVTDPRLRVRGVDGLRVVDASVMPNITRGHTHAPTVALAEKAAELLREDARQAR